A stretch of DNA from Synergistaceae bacterium DZ-S4:
CATACCTCGAAGATCCCGGCATGTCACCGATCTTTGCACGCTACAAGGAAGTCTACAAGGATGACTGTAAGGAATTCGTAAACGGAACAATGGCATATGACGCGACATACTGGCTCGTAGACGCGATCAAGCGCGCAGGCAAGGCTGAAGGCCCCGCGATAGCTAAGGCTCTCGAAGCAACAAAGGGACTCAAGCTCAACCATGCGACGCTGACGATCAATCCCAAGGATCACAACCCGCTCAACAAGGCAGGAATAATCCTCAAGGTCGGAGATGACCTTAAGGCCAAATTCTTCCAGAAAGTCGAACCCAAATAATTTCACTGAATGCTATTCCACGAGGGCTTGGGGAATCACTCCCCAAGCCCGTTCAGATCCTTGCTTCAGGTTCTGAGGACTGGTTAGGCACCAGAAAGGCAGAGGTGTTTTAAATTGGATATGATAATCCAGCAGGTCATCAACGGCCTCTCTCTCGGGTCGGTATACGCCTTGATAGCAGTTGGTTACTCACTCGTATACTCTATCCTTCTCTTTTCAAATTTTGCACATGGTGGTTTTCTCGTGATCGGCGGTTACATTTGCTATTTTGCACTGAGGGGTGCCGGGATGGGTATATTGGCAGCCTCTTTCGCCGCGTTGATCGGAGCGGGGATCTCAGCTGTCATAGTTGAGCGCCTGGCATACAAGCCGATCCGCGAGCGTACTCCCATCACACTTTATATGCTTATCGCATCGATGGGTATGAGCATCGTTATCGAGAATATTTTCGTAGTTACCGTCGGAGGCCGTTTCAGGGCGCTTCCTCCGGTGATTCCGACGCAACCGGTAAATGTCTTTGGCCTGGCAACGACCAGCGCTTTTGACCTTCTGTCGCTGGCAACCGCGGTAGTATTCCTTGTCGGCCTGCAGCTTTTCCTTTCAAAGACCAAATGGGGGCTCGCGATCAGGGCTGCATCTTACAATCTCCGTATAGCGGGGCTGATGGGGGTAAATGTAAACAGGCTGATCTCAATAGTCTTCTTCGTGGCCGGGCTCCTCGCGGGAGTCGGGGGCATATTTTTATCTGTTAGGTACACACTCTATCCGCAGCTTGGCATGATAACGACAAAAGCTTTTGTCGCAGCCGTTATCGGCGGGCTGGGTTCCCTTCCCGGGGCTGTTGTCGGGAGCCTGATCCTGGGTTTGGCAGAAATGCTGACGGCAGGTTTCATTTCCAGCCAGTTCAGGGACCTGGTGGTATTCGGCCTTCTCATCGTTACTCTCATTGTACGGCCCACGGGACTTTTCGGAAAATCCGTGGGCGAGAAAGTGTAGGTATCTGAAAATGGATGGTTACACTACCGGGATAATCACACTGCTTGCAATAAACTGCATAGCGGCATTGGGAGTATCACTCTTCACGGGCTTTACGGGAGTCTTTACGCTCGGTCATGCCGGATATATGGCGATAGGCGCATACACGGCAGCCATACTTACCGTGCAGTATGAGGTCCACTTCATCGGAGCCATAATTGCAGGGGGGATAGTTGCCATGATTTTTGCCTATCTCATAGGCATACCGACGCTCAAACTGGTCGGCGACTACTATACGATAGCCTCTCTGGGCCTTGGTGAAGCGATAAGGCTGGTCATAGAGAACTGGGAAAGCGTGACAAGGGGAGCCAGAGGCTATCCCGGAATAGAAAACTATTCCTCAATGTCTGTGGCTGTGGGCTTTCTGCTGGTGATGGGGGCAGGGATGTTCTTCCTGGTGAACAGCAACTACGGGAGGGCTTTCAAAGCATGCAGGGACGACTACGTGGCCGCTTCGCTGCTCGGTTTCAACACTGCAAGGTTCAGGGTCTTCAGTCTTGCCATCTCAGGCTTTTACTGCGGGGTCTCAGGCGCGTTGCTCGGAGGGTTCATGTCCTTTATCCAGCCTGTCATGTTCGACATGGCCAAATCCACAGAACTGGTCTCCATAGTCGTATTCGGAGGCCTGGGCTCAATGAGCGGATGCCTGATCGGAACGACCATACTGACACTGGTGACGGAGCTGTTCAGGCCGATATCGCAGTACCGCATGCTTGTCTACGGCCTGGTCCTTGTTCTGGTAATGGTCCTGAGACCTGAAGGGATCATGGGTACCAACGAGCTTACCAAAGATTACATCAAGGGCATCTTTTCCCGCAGGAAGAAGATCACTGCCGCCGACGGAGGTGTCCGCTGATGTCCGCCATGCTTGAACTTAAGGAAGTCAACAAGGCTTTCGGAGGCGTCCAGGCCGTCAAAGATATGTCATTCGTCATCGAAAATGGCGAACTTGCAGGGCTTATAGGCCCCAACGGCGCGGGCAAGACGACCATATTCAACCTTGTTACCGGTGTTTATGACGTAACGGGCGGAGAGATAGAATTCAAGGGGAAAAACATAAACAGGCTCAAGACCTTCCAGGTCATTTCGCTTGGCGTGGCAAGGACATTCCAGAACCTGAGGCTATTTACCGCATCTTCAGTCCTGGACAACGTTATGACAGCAGCCCAGCAGCATTATAGCTACAGCTTTTTCGAGGCTGTCAGCCATCTGGGAAGGTGGAAAAAGATGGAGAAGGCAGCCAGGGACGAAAGTATGGAACTGCTTGAGAGGGTAGGGCTCGCAGACCGCGCAGACCAGGCGGCAGGAACACTCCCTTACGGCATGCAGCGCCGCCTTGAGATCGCAAGGGCCATATCCCTCAGGCCCGAGCTGCTTCTGCTGGATGAGCCGGCTGCAGGAATGAACGCAGAAGAGGTCGAGCAGCTCAATGAACTCATCAGGCTCATCCATGCCGATTTCAAGCTTACGATACTGCTGATCGAGCACCACATGGACATGGTCATGGCCATATGCCCGCACATAGTCTGCATGAACTTCGGGGCTAAAATAGCTGAAGGATCTCCTGATGAGATACAGAGCCACCCTGAAGTCCTGAAGGCATATCTTGGAGAGGAGGAATAAGACTATGGAAAATGTCACCCCGATCCTCTCTGTAAAAAACCTCTCCGTGAACTACGGGGCCATCCGGGCGCTCAAAGGTGTCGATCTTGATGTATATTCCGGTGAAATAGTCGCCGTTATCGGAGCTAACGGAGCAGGGAAGTCGACCATGATGAGCGCGATAATGGGCGATGTGCCAAAGGCAGGAGGAGAGATCCTGATCGACGGGCATCCGCTCCCGTCAAGAAGTTTTCAGGTCGTTGCAGCGGGAGTGAGCCTCTCTCCCGAGGGGAGGAAAGTCTTTGCCCCGCTTACCGTCTATGAAAACCTCCAGATGGGCGCGTTCCCTCTGAAGGACCGCAGTATCGTCTCGGAACAGATCAAAAAAGTCTATCACCTCTTCCCGCGTCTGGAAGAGAGGCAGAGCCAGTATGCGGGGACACTGTCGGGAGGAGAGCAGCAGATGCTTGCCATCGGAAGGGCTCTTATGGCGATGCCCAGGGTCCTGCTCCTCGACGAGCCATCGCTGGGCCTTGCTCCGATAATAATCAGTGAGATATTCAAAGAACTTACAGAGGTCAACAGACAGCTGGGCATGACTATCCTCATAGTAGAACAGAATGCAAGGAAAGCCCTACTGCTCTCACACAGGGCATATGTACTCCAGACAGGAAAGATTGTAATGGAGGGGGATTCAAAGGAACTGCTGCATAATCCTGAGATAGAAGAGGCCTACCTGGGAGGGAAAAAGAAGTAGAAAAAGATTGCAGACGGTATATTTTTATTGAGGATCCTGCCCCATTGAGGACGGGATCCTCTTCTTTTATAGAGTCCGGATGTTTTCTTGTTCGGGAAGGTCTTAATAGAGTACAATAAAGTGCACCTTGAGCCGTGAAAGGAGTTGGGTCTGGTGGGGAAGAACGACAGCTATTGGTGGTATATAACTTTATCAGCAGAAGAGGGGCTGGAGGAAGTGCTTTTTTCCTTAGCCGACATTTCAGGAAGCATTGGGACTGAACTCCAGGAGCTTCCGCTCGGAGGGATAAGACTCAGGTCTTATTACAGAAGCAGCGAAGACCTTCACTTCTGGAAATCAAAACTTCTCGGTGCGATGCGGGAATGGGAGAACATTAAAATAGATGATTTCGGTAAAATCGAAAATCAGCCATGGAACGTAGCCTCAGAGGAGGCCTTTCCTCCTCTGTCGGTGGGGAAAAAAATGGTCGTCCTTGCCCCATGGCACAAAGGTACCGAACCGGAAGGACTCATACCCCTTTACATAAATCCGGGAAGCGCTTTTGGCACGGGGTATCATGAGAGCACACAGATCGTCCTCGAACTTATGGAGGATTTTGTAAAGCCGGGAATGACTACCGCCGACATAGGCACAGGCTCGGGGATACTGACCATATGCGCCGTCAAACTGGGAGCGGAAAAGGTGTATGCCCGTGACATAGATCCCGCTGTGATCGAAGAGGTCAGGAAAAATTTTGAACTCAACGGACTGGATCAGGACAAGATCGATCTTGCAACAGGCGATCTTCTTAAAGGATTCAGACACAGGGTGGACATACTCACTGCAAATATACTTCTCGAGCCGCTGATCACGATGGTCGGCCAGGTCCCCAAAATAATAGGAAAAGAAGGAATGGCCATTTTTTCTGGTATGCTCCTGACTGAGAGAGCGCGTTTTGTTGAAGCTATGGAAAATGCCGGACTGTCCATATTAAGGGAGCATGAGAAAGGAGAATGGTGGGGTGTCGCTGCCAAGGCTGCGTCTTGAAAAATGCATCCTAAAGGAAGGGCGCTGGCTTATTGACCGAGAACAGGCACACCATCTGATAAGAGTAAGGCGCTGCAGCACAGGTTCCCTGGCAGAGGGCCTTGCATACGGAGAAAAGATCAGCCTGCGGCTGTCATGCGAGGGTGAGGCAGTCTATGCTGAGGAATTGTCGAGGACTTCGGAGGACGGGCCGTCAACAGAGCTGCATCTTCTGCTTGCGATCCTCAAGAACGATCAGTTTGACCAGGCGCTCAGGTTCGCGGCTGAGACCGGTGTGCATACGATAAGGCTCCTCTCATGCGAAAGAAGCGTTCCAAGATACGCAGGAATCAAACTGGCTGAAAAAATGTCCCGGTGGGAGAAGATCTTGGATGAGGCGACCAAGCAGGCAGGAGCCGGATCTCCGCCACTGATAGTGCCGCCTGCAGCGCTCAGGGATCTGGATCCCGAATATTTGCCTGATCGCAGGTTTGCGGCGATGCTTTCCTTAGAGGCAGAACCTCTTTCAGAACAGGAGACAGGAGATGCTGCCGCGATCGCGATAGGACCGGAAGGAGACTGGTCTCCTTCCGAAGCGGGACTATTGCTTGAAAAAGGTTTCAGGCCGGTCAGTCTGGGAAGCAGGATACTAAGGGCAAGCACAGCTGTTGCGGTGGCGTGCGGCTGGTTCTCAATGAGATGAAGGATGATCTGAAATTGCTCTCATTATGCGACAGGACGTACTCGGTACATATTCAGGGCTGCCGGACCAACCAGTATGAGGGAGAGGCAATAGCCGCCCTGCTGGAAAAGGCGGGCGGTATCCATTCCCAGGATATGCCCGACATAACGGTTATTGTGAGCTGCACCATTACTGCGGCCGCAGACAGAAAGTGCCGTAAACTGATACGCAGGCTAAGGCGGGAAAACCCCCGTTCCCTTATCATTCTTTGCGGGTGCTATGCCCAGCGGATGTCCGATGCTGAAAGGGAGGCACTGGGAGTTGACGTTCTTGTCGGAAACCGCGTGAAGCACATGATCCCGGAGATAGCTTCTGACTGGCTCGAAAAAAAGGAAGGCAGATCGTCTCTTTCCCTTTTCAAGGAAGATATCATGACCGGCGGATCATGGGACGAACTGCTTCTCGACAGGCCCAGACTTCATACGAGAGCGTTCCTTAAGGTCCAGGACGGGTGCAGCCATTTCTGCAGCTATTGTATCGTACCCTATGTCAGGGGAAGGCCCGTGTCCAGGAATGTGAATGATGCGGTCGAAGAGGCAGAGAGGATCGTACGATCCGGCTGTCCGGAGATAGTTCTCACGGGAGTCCATCTGGGACTGCACGAAGACCTGCCGGTACTGGTAAGAAGGATCGGATCCATAGAGGGACTTAAAAGGCTGAGGTTCGGGTCGATAGAACCATTTGCTGTGGACGGTGAACTCCTGGATGCGATCGCCAAAACAGAAACATTCTGCAGACATCTGCATCTCCCTCTTCAGAGCGGCGATGACAGCGTTCTCGCTGCGATGAGAAGGGGCTATACAACAGGAGGATTCCGTGAGATCACAGACAACATCAGAGATAAGCTGGGAAATGAGATCCACCTGAGTACTGATCTTATGGTCGGATTTCCCGGTGAAGATGAAGAGGCATTTGAAAAGAGCATCAAATTTATAAAGGACATCGGCTTTGGAAAAGTGCACGTATTCAATTATTCACCAAGGGAAGGTACTGATGCTGCACTTATGCAGTGTCCCCCGGAAAAAGACGTCAGAAAAAGGATGGAAAGAGCTCTCAGTACAGCGGAGACCCTTCACAGGGATTACTGTTCCCGGTGGATCGGGAAAGAGGTCGAGATCCTTGTCGAGGAAAAAACAGAAGGCATAGTCCGCGGACTTACCAGGAACTATATAAGGGCTGACACGTTTTCAGAAAAAGCCGGAACAGGCAAAGAGGTCAGATTTATCCCTGAAAGATATGTTAAGGGTGTTTTGGCATCCGGCACTGTGGAAGGCTGCGATGGAGAATATTCCGATTTTCCAGAGTTTTTGTAACTGACCGCTTGTATCGAATTCAATAGTACGATACAATAACATGGTGTTTATCCCCCACTGCACATTTGTCTTTATGTTTTGTGAGTGGCCGAGAAAGGGGGGAATGTAGGTGACCACCGTAACGAGACGAGATAACGAGTCGATCGAAGACGCGCTCAAGCGTTTTAAGCGCGAACTTCGGAAGGTGGGAGTGCTTCGTGAAGCAAAAAAGCACGAGCATTACGAAAAACCCAGCGAGATCAAGAAACGTAAGAAGGCTGAAATGGCCCGAAACAGAGGCAGGAAGGCTGATTACTAGACATGTCGGACCTTTTGCTCAGGATCCAGAATGATCTGGTAGATGCAATGAAAAAGAGGGATGATCTCAGACTCTCGGTCCTAAGGATGCTTAAATCTGCCGCACAGATGGCCCAGATCGAAAAAGGCAAAGATATTCCGCTTACAGATGATGAAGTTCTTGTGCTGGTAAGGAGACTCATCAAGCAGCGGAACGAAGCGGCTGAAATGTACAGGTCCGGCGGAGCCCCAGACAGAGCTCAAACGGAACTCGATGAGATAAAGGTGCTTGATTCTTACCAACCGGAGCAGCTGCCGGAGGAAGAGATCATAAGGATCGTCGCAGAGATCTCTTCACAGGTCGGAGCCTCAGGCCCGAAGGATATGGGCAAAGTCATGGGCAAGGCAATGGCCGAGGTCAAAGGCCGCGCGGACGGCGGAAAAGTAAAAGATCTGGTCCTTAAACATCTTTCATCAATGTTGTAAACCAGGGAAACAAAATTAAAATGCCGGACTTGTGTTCGGCATTTTTTTCGTTCTGAGGCTCTCGGGCCATGATGATCACAGTTAAGTATCCGATACATCAATTTATCGAAAGGGGCGATCAGGATGAAGACATACGAAGTACCGCTTGTCCCGGGTCCGGTATCAGTTCCGGTAAAATTCAGGGAGGCTTATATGACTGATTTCGGAAGTTCTGACCTGGAAAAAGACTTCTATGAACTTTTGAAAGAGAACCAGAGACTTCTCAGAGAGATCCTCAAAACAACAAACAGTGTCACCATCCAGTCCGGAGAAGCTATGCTAGTTCTCTGGGGTGCACTGAAGAGCACGGTATGCCCGAAAGACAAGGTCCTGGCGCTCTCAAACGGTCTCTTTGGGCATGGTCTCGGAGAGATGGCGGAAGCTGTCGGCGCCGAGGTAAGGTATCTTGAAGCAGAAGACGGCAGGTTCATTGAAAAAAACATACTGCAACG
This window harbors:
- a CDS encoding branched-chain amino acid ABC transporter permease, with translation MDMIIQQVINGLSLGSVYALIAVGYSLVYSILLFSNFAHGGFLVIGGYICYFALRGAGMGILAASFAALIGAGISAVIVERLAYKPIRERTPITLYMLIASMGMSIVIENIFVVTVGGRFRALPPVIPTQPVNVFGLATTSAFDLLSLATAVVFLVGLQLFLSKTKWGLAIRAASYNLRIAGLMGVNVNRLISIVFFVAGLLAGVGGIFLSVRYTLYPQLGMITTKAFVAAVIGGLGSLPGAVVGSLILGLAEMLTAGFISSQFRDLVVFGLLIVTLIVRPTGLFGKSVGEKV
- a CDS encoding branched-chain amino acid ABC transporter permease; translation: MDGYTTGIITLLAINCIAALGVSLFTGFTGVFTLGHAGYMAIGAYTAAILTVQYEVHFIGAIIAGGIVAMIFAYLIGIPTLKLVGDYYTIASLGLGEAIRLVIENWESVTRGARGYPGIENYSSMSVAVGFLLVMGAGMFFLVNSNYGRAFKACRDDYVAASLLGFNTARFRVFSLAISGFYCGVSGALLGGFMSFIQPVMFDMAKSTELVSIVVFGGLGSMSGCLIGTTILTLVTELFRPISQYRMLVYGLVLVLVMVLRPEGIMGTNELTKDYIKGIFSRRKKITAADGGVR
- a CDS encoding ABC transporter ATP-binding protein → MSAMLELKEVNKAFGGVQAVKDMSFVIENGELAGLIGPNGAGKTTIFNLVTGVYDVTGGEIEFKGKNINRLKTFQVISLGVARTFQNLRLFTASSVLDNVMTAAQQHYSYSFFEAVSHLGRWKKMEKAARDESMELLERVGLADRADQAAGTLPYGMQRRLEIARAISLRPELLLLDEPAAGMNAEEVEQLNELIRLIHADFKLTILLIEHHMDMVMAICPHIVCMNFGAKIAEGSPDEIQSHPEVLKAYLGEEE
- a CDS encoding ABC transporter ATP-binding protein, which produces MENVTPILSVKNLSVNYGAIRALKGVDLDVYSGEIVAVIGANGAGKSTMMSAIMGDVPKAGGEILIDGHPLPSRSFQVVAAGVSLSPEGRKVFAPLTVYENLQMGAFPLKDRSIVSEQIKKVYHLFPRLEERQSQYAGTLSGGEQQMLAIGRALMAMPRVLLLDEPSLGLAPIIISEIFKELTEVNRQLGMTILIVEQNARKALLLSHRAYVLQTGKIVMEGDSKELLHNPEIEEAYLGGKKK
- a CDS encoding 50S ribosomal protein L11 methyltransferase, whose amino-acid sequence is MGKNDSYWWYITLSAEEGLEEVLFSLADISGSIGTELQELPLGGIRLRSYYRSSEDLHFWKSKLLGAMREWENIKIDDFGKIENQPWNVASEEAFPPLSVGKKMVVLAPWHKGTEPEGLIPLYINPGSAFGTGYHESTQIVLELMEDFVKPGMTTADIGTGSGILTICAVKLGAEKVYARDIDPAVIEEVRKNFELNGLDQDKIDLATGDLLKGFRHRVDILTANILLEPLITMVGQVPKIIGKEGMAIFSGMLLTERARFVEAMENAGLSILREHEKGEWWGVAAKAAS
- a CDS encoding 16S rRNA (uracil(1498)-N(3))-methyltransferase, with protein sequence MSLPRLRLEKCILKEGRWLIDREQAHHLIRVRRCSTGSLAEGLAYGEKISLRLSCEGEAVYAEELSRTSEDGPSTELHLLLAILKNDQFDQALRFAAETGVHTIRLLSCERSVPRYAGIKLAEKMSRWEKILDEATKQAGAGSPPLIVPPAALRDLDPEYLPDRRFAAMLSLEAEPLSEQETGDAAAIAIGPEGDWSPSEAGLLLEKGFRPVSLGSRILRASTAVAVACGWFSMR
- the mtaB gene encoding tRNA (N(6)-L-threonylcarbamoyladenosine(37)-C(2))-methylthiotransferase MtaB, which encodes MKDDLKLLSLCDRTYSVHIQGCRTNQYEGEAIAALLEKAGGIHSQDMPDITVIVSCTITAAADRKCRKLIRRLRRENPRSLIILCGCYAQRMSDAEREALGVDVLVGNRVKHMIPEIASDWLEKKEGRSSLSLFKEDIMTGGSWDELLLDRPRLHTRAFLKVQDGCSHFCSYCIVPYVRGRPVSRNVNDAVEEAERIVRSGCPEIVLTGVHLGLHEDLPVLVRRIGSIEGLKRLRFGSIEPFAVDGELLDAIAKTETFCRHLHLPLQSGDDSVLAAMRRGYTTGGFREITDNIRDKLGNEIHLSTDLMVGFPGEDEEAFEKSIKFIKDIGFGKVHVFNYSPREGTDAALMQCPPEKDVRKRMERALSTAETLHRDYCSRWIGKEVEILVEEKTEGIVRGLTRNYIRADTFSEKAGTGKEVRFIPERYVKGVLASGTVEGCDGEYSDFPEFL
- the rpsU gene encoding 30S ribosomal protein S21 — its product is MTTVTRRDNESIEDALKRFKRELRKVGVLREAKKHEHYEKPSEIKKRKKAEMARNRGRKADY
- a CDS encoding GatB/YqeY domain-containing protein, whose amino-acid sequence is MSDLLLRIQNDLVDAMKKRDDLRLSVLRMLKSAAQMAQIEKGKDIPLTDDEVLVLVRRLIKQRNEAAEMYRSGGAPDRAQTELDEIKVLDSYQPEQLPEEEIIRIVAEISSQVGASGPKDMGKVMGKAMAEVKGRADGGKVKDLVLKHLSSML